GTTGCAATTGAGTATGAGGAGGATTGCAGACCTCTAGATGGGCCTTGGCTGTCACGtgtgtgactttattttttaacaacaaCGTTTTGTTGGTTTAACATTCGATCAGAATGCACGATTCTTTCActtggatagaaagaacaaaaggtagaaacaattgCTTGAAAAGTAAGCGGTAAGGTGTGAACCTGCCCTGTAGATCCAGGCAGTTAAAGTGTAGATTCCCGGGTTTTCCAATAcgaatttaattttaatcaggTTTGTGAGGATGTAAACATTAACCCTGGATTTCTTACTAAATGTCCTTTACAGGTAGTTGAGCTAAGGGagtcttttaaaagagaaaacacacacggAAAAGTAGTTTTCTTTGAAAGTTTTAAATACAGTTTGGTTGCTTAAATACAAACTGGGCGGGCATGGGTAGGATAGTGAAGCAGTGATTCAAGAAGTAACGCTACTATCAGAGTAGGCTTTTAATTCATTACTGAGGAATATCAGCTCCTTAATTTGCTACTTACATTGGGTACAAACACAGTTTGAGCCAAAAATTCTACCAGCGATCAGGAATCTTTTGAGAGCAAAGCTTATTTAAGGAGAATTCCAAACTAGGTTTAATTTCCTTTCATCAATAAAAACTGttgaagaaaacagttttttaacTTCAGCTCTCATGGGGGGAACACCAAGAAGGTGCATACAAAATGAGCCAGTGACCCAAAGGTAGCTAAGTTAAAGACCTTTTGGATTTGAGTAATCCGGGAAGTGGATAATCCCCCATTGTTATTGACTAACCGGCAAGCCTGGGGAAAAGGGACCTTAAAATGCTGTAATATGAACAGTGTTAGACAACCAGGTTTGCACTTTGTAGGGTTGAGGCTGCCTTCACAAGTTTTAGAAAGAATTTAGGATCTAGAGCCCCTggtgttttaaaattacaaagtgCAGGATCAACGGCTCATattcctgtattttaaaatatcatggcCTACCTTCAGTTTTATTGTGGCACGGGTAAATTCTCCCTGGTTCTGGCATACTTCACTTTGATTTCCTGCTATCCTCTACTGCTTGCCTCTAAATCAAGGTAAAGAGCAGAGCAGGTATGTATCCATGTCCCATTGTCttgattattttatatacttaaaatacacGTTAAACCTGGCTGTTTAGTTTTGGAGGCTGTTTACGCTTTAGTTGGTAATTTGGTGAGAGTGActtggtgtgggggtggggcttaaACGGAAGGTCAGAACAGCAGCATGGTTTGTAGAAGCAGTGTCGGTGAAGCATTAGGAAATACGCAAGAATGTAATCACCAGGTTTTGCCTACGTAGCAGCTGTACTCACGttggatgtcaaaagaaataatatggtatttgatATAATTACAGATAATTGtgatctacattttaaaatatcaagagaCCGCCTCAGTGCTTCTTCCCTTACTATGgagagttttgcttttctttgggcCGGAGGAAGGGCATCTTACGGTGTGTCCAAAGGCAAAGTCTGTTTTGAGATGAAGGTAAAGGCAGTTTTGtgactttttggtttttgttttttgttttttttttaaacaagtgaatTTCCAGTTGCTGGACACTATTCAGTGTCAGTGGGGCTTCTTTCTTTGGAAGTTTCTGTGGACTGGAAGAGGGGCTTGGAAGACCTTTGTTTTATAACCGTTAACCATATTTGTTACAATCAGAATTTGTTATTGAGCCAGTCTGTTTTTCTTTAGGGTGCTCCTTTTTTATCAGGCACTTGAAAAGCCCACCAAGGGTTTAAAAATAACTGCTGGGTTTCTCGTTTTGTCCCAGAGCAAAGCATGTTAAGCGTATACTTTCATCGGGTTTTGAGTCaggaatatgtaatttttaaacattatctgTTAAACGTGATCCAACCAAGTGCTTAACTTGAACCTTTTCAATTCCAAGTTAGAAGTTCTGTCAATTTGTAAAGTTcttatgggggaggggggagatgacAGGGTAGAATGAGTGTCTTTGTATTAGTAGCCAGAGAAGAATTAGCCCATGGCCCAGATGAAATGAAGCTAGAGTTCAAGGGTTTATCTTCATTGTAATCATTTATGATTTGACTTTCAGGTTACAGAGAAGATCCCAGTAAGGCATTTATATACAAAAGATATTGACATACATGAAGTTCGGATTGGCTGGTCACTAACCACAAGTGGAATGTTGCTTGGTAAAGTTTCCATTAGAGTACTGTCCTCATGAGTGTTCAGGGTCTGATTTCAGTAGTGAGACTAGAAGTATTCTAATTCTGTCTTGTTTGTTCTTAATCTATTAGTATTTTAGAGATGAATGCTATTAGCATGTATAGTAGGATGGTTACTTGTTTTATGACCAGTGGTTAGGAAAAACATTATCCTGTGGTCTGCAGTTTTTCAAATAGTTACATAAGCCTTGTAGCTCTCATTACGCGTCTATGTTTTAGATACAGCATGAGTGGAAGAATGTTAGGTTAGGTACTCATTCATATTGTTGTCCTCTATCCTGAATGTTAAAATATGTGGGTCATGGGACTGTTTTTGAACAATCGATTTCACGAAAGTTCATTATTTTCTTAGGTGAAGAAGAATTCTCTTATGGGTATTCTCTTAAAGGAATAAAAACCTGCAACTGTGAGACTGAAGATTATGGAGAGAAATTTGATGAAAATGATGTGATAACATGTTTTGCTGTAAGTCAACTAAGTATATATAAGTGAGCAATTACTagctggggatttttttttgaaaaggtttATCAACAGTGGTCTTCATTACTAACCCATTTTGACTAAAAAGTACTTAACGTGAACTGGACCAGAAAAATCTAGTGTATTTTACTGAAGGCAGtattttttctgcttctagaTGTGTGTGTCTCATTGTTTATAACTATTCTAAAGCTCCTAACGTTTAACCTAAATCTGTTTTCCAGAGGGTAAGCTTCACTCAACTTgaattttgagggttttttaaaGCAAGTTTAAAGGAAGCAGGTTAAAatcttaatttgatttttttcccaatttaaCAGAACTTTGAAAGCGATGAAGTAGAACTCTCCTATGCAAAGAACGGGCAAGATCTTGGCATTGCCttcaaaatcagtaaggaaattcTTGCTGGAAGGCCACTCTTCCCGCATGTTCTCTGCCACAACTGTGCAGTTGAATTTAATTTTGGTCAGAAGGAAAAGCCATATTTTCCAATACCAGAAGATTATACTTTTATCCAGAATGTCCCCTTAGAGGATCGAGTTAGAGGACCAAAGGGGCCTGAAGAGAAGAAAGATTGTGAAgtaagtggatttttttaaaagcatttgaagGTTACTTTTGTTTGGCAAGAATGACGTTCAGAAGATCTGGATgattgttctgtttcatttgctttgtggcacGGCTGTTGGCATCAGCTGTAGCTGTGTTTTTTGATGTAGAATATTAAGTTTTCCAAAAATTCCCTtgttttagggcaatgaaaatttACAAATTGAAACTGGGTTTTTGTGCACTTCACAAAATAACTTCAGGAATTTTTAGATGGCTCTACtaagtgaaacattttttttccatggtAGGTTGTTATGATGATTGGCTTGCCCGGAGCTGGGAAAACCACCTGGGTTACTAAACATGCGGCAGAAAATCCTGGTAAATACAACATTCTCGGAACAAACACCATAATGGATAAAATGATGGTAAGAAAAATACTGAGGGTGTGATCTCAGCACTTTAAAAAGACCAGAAGGCATTAAAACTTTTTTGCCTGTTGTCTTTATCCATTTCGCGTTGGTGTTTTAGAGATAGGAGCTTGGGCAAAGTTCCGTTGGTTACTTAAACTATAGAAGGATGTAAACTACTTCTGTTTGGAAGGTAAAGTGCCTTCCAGGGGCGACGCTTTATTTTTCCTAGGAAACTTTTTGAACTATCGACATTTAGTAGCTGAACTAGAAGAGCAGAGGATCTTGCTTACGTGATAAAACGACCTTTTTTGTAGCGATGACAAGGAAAGGCGGTATTTAAACTTTGCAATGTCTGGTTTCCATGTAGATCTaagctgatattaaaaaaaaattgagctttATTCACAAGTTCAAAGGAACTGTTGAACTTTTAAAACAGGTGGCAGGTTTTAAGAAACAGATGGCTGATACTGGAAAACTGAACACGCTGTTGCAGAGGGCTCCACAGTGTCTCGGAAAGTTTATTGAGATCGCTGCCCGTAAGAAGCGAAATTTCATTCTGGATCAGGTGAGCTGCAGCCTTGAGGTTATAAACAAAAGGAACTGATGATTGGGTTTGGCGTGGAGCTAACATTTGGGTTTATGAACTTTGTTTTAAAGACCAACGTGTCTGCTGCTGCCCAGAGGAGAAAAATGTGCCTGTTTGCAGGCTTCCAGCGAAAAGCTGTCGTAGTTTGCCCAAAAGATGAAGATTATAAgcaaagaacacagaagaaagctgaagtagAGGGGAAAGACCTACCAGAACACGCTGTCCTCAAaatgaaaggtatgaatttaatTCTATTAACGTTAAATCTGCCGAGATCTGTACCTGCAAACTTGCGTGAACGTTTGCCGGTGATGCCGGTTCCTGAGTTACCTTCGCTCTTTGTTaagggagtgtgtgtgggggggtttatttctctctttaggGAAACGCTCGTACACCGAGCAGATGGCATAGCGTGGTTTGAAAGGATGAAAGCAGGCTTTAGGACTGTGGTCTGGGGCTAATCTGACCCTATTCCTTGTAGGAAACTTCACGCTGCCGGAGGTGGCCGAGTGCTTTGATGAAATCACCTATGTTGAGCTGCAGAAGGAGGAAGCCCAAAAACTTCTGGAGCAGTATAAGGAGGAGAGCAAAAAGGCCCTGCCGCcggaaaagaaacagaacaccGGCTCCAAGAAGAGCAATAAAAATAAGAGTGGCAAGAACCAGTTCAACAGAGGCGGCGGCCACAGAGGACGTGGCGGGTTCAACATGCGCGGCGGGAGTTTCAGAGGAGGAGGTGAGTTTGCTTTTGAGTTTCACTTGGTTGGAGGTTGGAACAAGCGATGACCATCTTCTAAGTTTGGGGGCTGGGTGGTGGTCAACGCAGGACAGTTGACTTCCCTGGACTCTGCTGCCCTAGTAACTAGCTTCACATGCCGTGATGTGATCCTAAGCACGCCTTGTTAGGTGTTAAACCTTgttgtgtctttttctttaaacgttattttgagagagcgtgtgtgatcgcggcaggggcagagagggggaaagagaatcctaaggaggctccgcgctgtcggcacagagcctgacgcagggctcgatcccacagacctTGCGGTcagggcctgagccaaaatcaagagtcggatgcctaccCGACCGAGCCAGacaggcgcccctgttggttTTAGAAGTTACTTTTCTCTACAGTAGAGGGCCAGTCCGCAAGAGTAGGGTCCTGTGGAAAGGAAGTGCAAGGTTGCTAAAGCCAACGTGTCTTGTCTGCAGCTCCTGGGAATCGCGGTGGTTACAACAGGAGGGGCAACATGCCGCAGCgaggcggcggcggtggcggcagcggcggcaTCGGCTACCCGTACCCTCGCGGCCCCGTGTTCCCCAGCCGAGGCGGTTACTCGAACAGAGGGAACTACAGCAGAGGCGGGATGCCCAACAGAGGGAACTACAACCAGGTAACGCGCCCCCAGCCCCGATGATTCGGATAACGGAGTCGGGAAAGTTGTAAAGTCTTGTCACAGCCTCAGTTAGGCCATTAGGTCTGAGTGCGGTGGCGCAGGAACACCAGGGATGGTAGAATGAGGGCCGCCTAAGTTTGGTGTTCAGGTGCATGAACCCGCAACACGTCCAAGGATGTCTTAATAAATTAAACACCGAGAGCAAACAGCACAGGGTGCCCAGGGTTGAGTTGCTAGAGGCGAGGCCTGTCCTGTGCTGCTGGCTCCTGTGTACAGCACAGACCTGTGCTCTGGAGTTTGagttttcaaggattttttttttttctccctgcctcccccccacccccagaacttCAGAGGACGAGGAAACAATCGTGGCTACAAAAACCAATCTCAGGGCTACAACCAGTGGCAGCAGGGTGTAAGTAACTTCTTATGTGCTACGTACATTCATTGTGCCTTAAGTTCATCGTAAGAGTCAGTCTTGAAACCCTTGCGCAGGGATTGGAGCGTTTTTATAATCGTTACAGGGCGAGGTTTGAATATAGGTGGAGATGGCTGTAACTTACTGTTTTAATAAAGTAATATTCTTTAATACGTACGGTTCTTTTTATTGTTAGCTTTAATTGTATAAACTAACCAAGTCatgatgtgttttcttttgtaatgtgTTTATTGATAATAATGGGATATTAATACTAACTAAATCTGGTTTGATAGAAATCAGAGGTATGACAGGTGTAAATTTGTTTCCAGCAA
Above is a window of Neofelis nebulosa isolate mNeoNeb1 chromosome 15, mNeoNeb1.pri, whole genome shotgun sequence DNA encoding:
- the HNRNPU gene encoding heterogeneous nuclear ribonucleoprotein U isoform X1; the protein is MSSSPVNVKKLKVSELKEELKKRRLSDKGLKAELMERLQAALDDEEAGGRPAMEPGNGSLDLGGDSAGRSGAGLEQEAAAGGDEEEEEEEEEEEGIAALDGDQMELGEENGAAGAADSGPMEEEEAASEDENGDDQGFQEGEDELGDEEEGAGDENGHGEQQPQPPATPQQQPPQQRGAAKEAAGKSSGPTSLFAVTVAPPGARQGQQQAGGKKKAEGGGGGGRPGAPAAGDGKTEQKGGDKKRGVKRPREDHGRGYFEYIEENKYSRAKSPQPPVEEEDEHFDDTVVCLDTYNCDLHFKISRDRLSASSLTMESFAFLWAGGRASYGVSKGKVCFEMKVTEKIPVRHLYTKDIDIHEVRIGWSLTTSGMLLGEEEFSYGYSLKGIKTCNCETEDYGEKFDENDVITCFANFESDEVELSYAKNGQDLGIAFKISKEILAGRPLFPHVLCHNCAVEFNFGQKEKPYFPIPEDYTFIQNVPLEDRVRGPKGPEEKKDCEVVMMIGLPGAGKTTWVTKHAAENPGKYNILGTNTIMDKMMVAGFKKQMADTGKLNTLLQRAPQCLGKFIEIAARKKRNFILDQTNVSAAAQRRKMCLFAGFQRKAVVVCPKDEDYKQRTQKKAEVEGKDLPEHAVLKMKGNFTLPEVAECFDEITYVELQKEEAQKLLEQYKEESKKALPPEKKQNTGSKKSNKNKSGKNQFNRGGGHRGRGGFNMRGGSFRGGAPGNRGGYNRRGNMPQRGGGGGGSGGIGYPYPRGPVFPSRGGYSNRGNYSRGGMPNRGNYNQNFRGRGNNRGYKNQSQGYNQWQQGQFWGQKPWSQHYHQGYY
- the HNRNPU gene encoding heterogeneous nuclear ribonucleoprotein U isoform X2, which produces MSSSPVNVKKLKVSELKEELKKRRLSDKGLKAELMERLQAALDDEEAGGRPAMEPGNGSLDLGGDSAGRSGAGLEQEAAAGGDEEEEEEEEEEEGIAALDGDQMELGEENGAAGAADSGPMEEEEAASEDENGDDQGFQEGEDELGDEEEGAGDENGHGEQQPQPPATPQQQPPQQRGAAKEAAGKSSGPTSLFAVTVAPPGARQGQQQAGGDGKTEQKGGDKKRGVKRPREDHGRGYFEYIEENKYSRAKSPQPPVEEEDEHFDDTVVCLDTYNCDLHFKISRDRLSASSLTMESFAFLWAGGRASYGVSKGKVCFEMKVTEKIPVRHLYTKDIDIHEVRIGWSLTTSGMLLGEEEFSYGYSLKGIKTCNCETEDYGEKFDENDVITCFANFESDEVELSYAKNGQDLGIAFKISKEILAGRPLFPHVLCHNCAVEFNFGQKEKPYFPIPEDYTFIQNVPLEDRVRGPKGPEEKKDCEVVMMIGLPGAGKTTWVTKHAAENPGKYNILGTNTIMDKMMVAGFKKQMADTGKLNTLLQRAPQCLGKFIEIAARKKRNFILDQTNVSAAAQRRKMCLFAGFQRKAVVVCPKDEDYKQRTQKKAEVEGKDLPEHAVLKMKGNFTLPEVAECFDEITYVELQKEEAQKLLEQYKEESKKALPPEKKQNTGSKKSNKNKSGKNQFNRGGGHRGRGGFNMRGGSFRGGAPGNRGGYNRRGNMPQRGGGGGGSGGIGYPYPRGPVFPSRGGYSNRGNYSRGGMPNRGNYNQNFRGRGNNRGYKNQSQGYNQWQQGQFWGQKPWSQHYHQGYY